In the Salvia miltiorrhiza cultivar Shanhuang (shh) chromosome 8, IMPLAD_Smil_shh, whole genome shotgun sequence genome, TCTATTTATTGACTATCATAAATGAATCTCGCAGTTTACTGATAACATGATTAAAATATGTGTATATGTTTTCATTTCCAAACCTCACTTATTACCAAGGTCTCTAACAAACCATGGAACAAACAGTAACTTCTCAACCTAACATCAGTAGATTCTTTTAGAAGCCTTCCATGTTTTCCTATttgaacaaaaaaagaaaaggcagAAAAACTATGGCCTCTATTACACTGCAAAATCTAACATCAATAATTGCCATATGTAACAAAGTAATGCATATTGATCCACGTAGTACATTACTATTAACAAAGATACTTTTGAACCCAGTATATGCATCAAGGTGCAATTTGTCAACCATAAATAAACTGTAAATTACCTgccaaaataaaatttcttgcaCAACATTGTCCTTGGGATTTCCCTCGGGCCACATTGGTATAATAATGTACACAGCAAATCTCTCGTTAGCTCTTATTTTACTAGTAATTTTCAATGCCAACTCCATAGGAATTAGATGATCAGCCCCTGCCATTATCACAAGAGAGAATATATCATTGACATGCTGGTAAACTAGCACATAGAAAAACTGGtcaaaaaaagaggaagaaaaaaTTACTCATCATATTATTGAATAAGTAGACAGAatcttatttattatgataGCATGTATGCAATACAGCAATAGCATATTTTCAAACCTACATAACATCTCTCAATCATTCGAACTTACACAAGATCCCACAAACTAAAGTTGTCTCAAGACTGTTCATGCATGAATCAAAATTAAGTATAAATGTCTCAACCAAACAGTAAGCAGAAACTAGAGagaaaattaatttaaggaAAATGAGGAAATTGATCTTTACCTGCATCTTTGTATGATGGCCAAGCATATGAAGAACCAAGAAAGTATTGATTTTCAATATAGATAAAATGCTGAGCAGATCTTATTGCTTGAATGTATGCTGTTTGAATGCTTTTGTCTATCACCAAATTCTTGGAGCAAATAAGGTTCTGCGATCAAACaaagtttattaaaaaaaggaaaaggaaaagagCAACCATTATGAAATGACGGGTGAAAAACTGAAAATCAAAGAACTCTGTAAAAAAAGCATATATCCCACAATTTTAGCGGTTTTACATAGAAAAGATGCCAAAAGACAAAGGTAGGAGGATGTTTTAACCTGTTCCTCAGCTTCATCATAGAATTTGGGAAAGCCTCTCAGTGACCCTGAATCAATGGACCTGAATATCTAAAGAAGAAAAACAAGACTAAATACAATCATCTCAAAATTATCAACCAATAATTTGCACTCTTCCAAATCTAGGGGATTCTAACCTGAACATGCCAATTTTCAGGGTGTTCTTCTCCAGACACATATAGCTTAGGATCATCCTCCTGAGAATACCTGTAAGTTCCATCCTTGTGCACAGAAAGGGCAGGGCTTAATATCCATGATATTCGCTCAATTTTTATCATGGCATCATCATTCCAATTGGACACCTTTTTCTTTAGTAGACTAAATTCTTTCCACTTGGTTGATTTCCGCCAACGTTGGGCAAAATTTATAAGAACATCATATGCAGCAGGTCCATCAATTCTGCAGTGCAAATCATGCCATGGCTGCCTTGGAGCTTGCATTCCTGCCTAAGTACGTAAAATGAAAAAAGTATGGATTCAAAGTCACTTAACAATCACCAACATAGTGTTGCAGGTAAAAAGACGGCATATCATCAAAAAATGTACTAAAAGGGATGCTAAGCAATCTCAAAAATTAACCAGATGGCATGTGCCCCTCACAGTCAGTAGCTTAAGATTATACTCTTTCCTTGGAACTCGGTTTCCTGCTTTTGAGTTCCATTTCTTACCATACAGAGTAGTAACCTCTTACACATTTCCCATTATTTTGACATTTGCTCAACTACCCAGTGATTTTCTCAATCTTAAGCTACAACCTCAAGGAGGACAAAGTAGGTATTTGAAGGTTAGGCAAGAACTAACTACCTCGTTTATGGTCCCTCCAGCCACAAGCAGTCGTGTTCTTTATACCTTGTACAGACTATATAAACTCTTGCCAACATGATTAATGAAATTCCAGTAATTATCCAAAGGTTGACAATTTTCAAGCTGACTGACTGAGTGGAGTTAATCATCAATGGTTCATTTCTTctcaaataaagaaaataaaaaaatcatcattggTTCATTTACCTTGATAACAGTAAGTTGTGATGATCACGAAAAGATTTCGCCTTCTTTAACTTACTTTGAGTATGTTAATGCAGTGATTAGATGAGGCAAATCAGTACAACTTCAACTTTATCCTATATAAACCAAACACATGAATGGGGTTTTATTCTTCTCTTCTTAACATCCATCACCTGAGGGTCAAACTAATTATCCTGGAAACAGAAGAggagatagaaaataaaatcGAGACAAGAGGAAACTAGCAAAGGCCAACTAGGTACACTGCATATTTCTGATGCTAGATATAGTTCTATTTTATTAGTTTGGTTTAATTTTATTAACAAGTCTGTCGGGCTTTTAGATTATTGGGCCAGAGGAACTATTTACGTGCTTTAGTTGAGTTAGTAGGTTAGGATTTGATTACATCCTAAGCACCGCTCACACTTGGGGCAGGTTCTCCTGTAAgttctctttcttctctttcAGTTCATTCCTTTCTATGTATAGTTTGGTTTTATTAATCTTTCATCTCAATAAACACATCACTCTATCACAGTTCAAATTGTAGATCATTTAGGATTGATTAAGAACGTTGAGCTCATACGAACTCATAAAGGAGGGAAGTAATCTATATAATGTATGTGCACACCACAGGTCCACAACCGTCATACAGCGTTTAAACTATAATACAGGAAAGACAGACTAGACATGTCTATCAAAAACTAAAGCAACTACATAATAAAATACTCACCGGAAATGTAGGCTGATGAAAATCATCCTTAAAACAAGTGTCAAGATCACGGAACAGTCGATGATCAGGTGTATCATAACGTCCATCACACAGATCAAGACCTCCTATAAAGGCAGTGATTTTTCGATTATTTCCAGGTGCTTGAGTATCAACAAGAACACATTTCTGGTGGTGTGTAAACACGCCTCCAACTACCTGGAGCAAGATTACAAAAGTAACTCAGCAGAAAATTGAAGCTTGTGGGAGAACGAAGCTAGTAAGCTTCTGGGGACAGCGTTCAGAAAATTAGCAGGAACCGAAATCACTCAAGATGAGCAGTATGAAAGATAAAATTATGCCACAGCTTCTGAGGACAATGCAAAATTGGCTAGCTTATGAACAGTTTCCAATAATGTTTTGTTTGTACATATATTTGCTATCATTTAAGGCTTCCTCAACAGCCTTGTCATGTTTAAAGTCATGGTCCTTCTTTCCCGATCTGATAGTTTCTTTTCTTCACAAGAAAGATATAAACATGCTATGAAAGTGCTCCCTTGGGTTGCATTTCAAAGTAGCTACAAGGTCCAAAAATACATCATAAACTTAACCTACTTAAAACATAAGAAAGACTAATAAGACACATCCAAATAAAAACAGCAACTGTATAAAAACTCTACCTGTTGTTTAATATAGCTAAGTTTACTGCTCCCATAACGTGGTGATAGAACACAAATTACAGATGAATGCTTAAAAAACTTCTTGGTCTCTTCATCATGAGTTTGCATCACACCTGTCTGCATCCAAGGACACCAAACTATTAATCATTAAATCTATGTTAATTAAGTTATACCACTAATAGAACTATTCATACAGAAGGGGAATACGGAACCTTGCTATTAAAGAATCAAAGCATACAGATATCTGAGTTAGCATGCTATATATTGCAAAGCAAGATGTTAAAGTGAATTGCTGTTCAAAGCATCAGTTTCTTTAAGATTGCACCAAAGATTTACTCTTTGAACCAACTTTTACAAGATAAACCAATAAAAGGGGAGTGAAAACAGGCAGTATATGGTCAAAAGCATATATGTGATGTGAAGCAAATATGCTTAATGTTCCTGTTCAGCATCAGTTTCTTTAAGATTGCACCAAAGATTTAATCTTAGAAATGTAaagttcactattttaataAGGAACAGACATTTACTTATCTATTAACAAACAACCATTAAAGTACAAATAGGGAAGAACGTGTCCACCAATCACAAAGCAGGAAAAAACTCTAAACTAAAACATTAAGCTCCGGTCTGGTCTCACTTATACAAATCCCACCATAAGTTTTTCAGAAAGGAATCGCCAGTTATGCAAGCATACATTTAGTGATATCAAAATCTTAGTACTATTTCAAACATTCTTTGGTACCAGAGCTTTGCTATATTTAGTTTCATAAGCTTTGGtatattttagaaaaatacTAGTATATGATTAAAGCTAGTccatgaaaaatatgaaaaaagcAGAATATACTTGGTGCTGAGCTCCAACATCAAATATGCCAGCGAAATAGTTAAAAGTAGAGAAGCATAATTAGCCcaaatagattaattttttaagCTGAGCTTTATCAATAcaagaataaaataattgaacaaGTGCACATATTTTATAATATGCAGCATATAAAAGTCACTCCTCGGCCCCTTGATCTCCAAAAAATGTAACCTGCCTATACATAATCCCAACTTCAACGGCCACAGAAAGTATACTAAATAAGACTAACGAGATGAAGAATGAACAAGATATGCTACATATCATACCGTGTTGATGAGGAATTTATCATGCGAAGTCTTATCATCCCAAACCAACAGCAGAACTCGAACCCCTTCCTGAGACTTATACTTCAACAATTCCCCAAGCATCAGGTCCCCGCCTCGCGGCAAAGGTTTGGTGGGCTCTCTGATCAGCTTAATCTTATGAAAAACAGACCATCCAGTAATGTATATCAAATGATGCGCCTCAGTGATTGCATAGCATATATCCTCCCAACATGGGGCGTGGTACCGAGTTAGGCCATCATCTAGTTCGATTTTGGGCATATTGTCTGCATCCCTAACATGCGCATCCTGGTATAGAGTGACGGTGCTCCCTTTCCGAAGTGGAAAATAAGTGTTCCTAACCCCTCTGTACTTCGGGTCGCCGGCGACACCGTGCTTGTACATCGGATTTTTCGCACATGGAGTGAAAATCATCTTAATCCGCAGCGCGGTGTCGGGTTTCGGCGGCTTTCCCGACGGAGCAATGAGCGGGAACCAGTCGGAGAGCTCCTCGCCGGTGGCGATCTTCTCCGCCGGGATCAGAATTTTCCCCATCGTGTCGGCTCCGAAGACATCATTATCCTTCACCCGGATCTCCAGATTGGCGACCGGGTGCGCCAAGGGGATATGAAACCGCTCGTTCCACTTAGGGTTCTGCGAGTTGGAGATCACGCGCGTGCGAGCGAGAGTGGACTGGGGGACGGAGATGGTGACGTAGGGATCGCTGGTGATGATCTTCCGGTGGTGGTGGAGCTTCCTGTCGTGGCGGCTGCTGGCCTTGCTCCCGCCGCTGGCGTAGACGTCGGCTTCGCCGCCGGTTTGGCAGGCGGTGAAGCAGCAGCGGAGGCGCTCGGAGAAGAGGTCCATGTTTGGGAGCGAGCGCGCCTCGAAGATGTGGAGCTCCAAATCTCCATGCAAGTAGAGCACCGCCGGCTCGTCCGCCGCCATGAATCTAGGTGAATTGGATTAGGGTTTGGCCGCGGCGTCAGAGTGTGATTGCTGGGTAGAAGCGAGAATTAGGCGGGCATGAGATCTAGGAAAATGGCGTCGCCGGCAAAAACAGCAGTGGAGTAGAGAAGAGGAGAGCTGTAGAATGAAGTAACGgccaaattattaattatgattttcttATTGGGAAATGATTACAAGAGTGACAACACAGCATAGGATATATCAATATCACTATTCTTTTAATTAGATTTGTCTCTGTAACGGATACAATACAACTGTAATAAGATCTCGTACTCCATTTTAGTGCGaatgaaattaaaagaaaataaaactaCACAAGATATATATCGATCGTAATTCTCCTATTCAATAAGAGAAAATctcaaacatataaaaaaaaaaacataaagagAAATTACAATTAGAGCTGCTCTTGGTAAATTTTTGGTTTAAATTAAGTGTTGAGCAAAGGGGGTATTGGCGTATAAGAATGGGAATAGTAGATGCAAGCACGTGAATCGTGGCCGCGGCCCCGCGTTTCCTCTTTCGAATAAATAGCACGTTGTGGTCTGAAAGTTTTACTACTAATATTTTTATGCGGAATGTGTATACACGTACTTAAATAGATTTGAGAAATCATAAATATTCGACAactgtttttttatttttagaaaaatgtAAGGTCCaaattaggggtgagcagaaaccgaaccgacactGAAAATCGAATCAAATTGTTTGATGCGATTCGGTTCCAATTCTATTGGTTTGATTTTCGATTTGATTTTGAAAAGTACAAACCGAAAAATTTCAATTTGACGTcggttttcatttttttggttcgattttaagccgaaccgaaccgatacatattaatattttaagtattatatataattatttttctaattttttaacctaAAAGTAAAACCCTAATTCAGAATTTCTCCCAAGTCCCAGCCCAGCCCT is a window encoding:
- the LOC131001535 gene encoding phospholipase D delta-like, which gives rise to MAADEPAVLYLHGDLELHIFEARSLPNMDLFSERLRCCFTACQTGGEADVYASGGSKASSRHDRKLHHHRKIITSDPYVTISVPQSTLARTRVISNSQNPKWNERFHIPLAHPVANLEIRVKDNDVFGADTMGKILIPAEKIATGEELSDWFPLIAPSGKPPKPDTALRIKMIFTPCAKNPMYKHGVAGDPKYRGVRNTYFPLRKGSTVTLYQDAHVRDADNMPKIELDDGLTRYHAPCWEDICYAITEAHHLIYITGWSVFHKIKLIREPTKPLPRGGDLMLGELLKYKSQEGVRVLLLVWDDKTSHDKFLINTTGVMQTHDEETKKFFKHSSVICVLSPRYGSSKLSYIKQQVVGGVFTHHQKCVLVDTQAPGNNRKITAFIGGLDLCDGRYDTPDHRLFRDLDTCFKDDFHQPTFPAGMQAPRQPWHDLHCRIDGPAAYDVLINFAQRWRKSTKWKEFSLLKKKVSNWNDDAMIKIERISWILSPALSVHKDGTYRYSQEDDPKLYVSGEEHPENWHVQIFRSIDSGSLRGFPKFYDEAEEQNLICSKNLVIDKSIQTAYIQAIRSAQHFIYIENQYFLGSSYAWPSYKDAGADHLIPMELALKITSKIRANERFAVYIIIPMWPEGNPKDNVVQEILFWQGQTMQMMYQVIAKEIKSMKLENAHPLDYLNFYCIGKREQITGSCAQASEDAAKISEAQKFQRFMIYVHAKGMVVDDEYVIIGSANINQRSMAGTKDTEIAMGGYQPHHTWEKKQKHPHGQIYGYRMSLWAEHLGMLEDCYNKPEDLECVKRVNKIADDNWGRYTGDEFKELQGHLLKYPVDVDVDGNVKPLQGHENFPDIGGRVLGAHSPTIPDILTT